The proteins below are encoded in one region of Chrysemys picta bellii isolate R12L10 chromosome 4, ASM1138683v2, whole genome shotgun sequence:
- the LOC135982818 gene encoding olfactory receptor 5AR1-like gives MLKGNHTTVTEFILLGFTDNQHLRVMLFVVFLLIYLLILVGNLGMVTLVRIESRLHTPMYFFLSNLALLDVGYSTVIAPQTLMAFAVESKAITFTGCALQFYFFCIAASCECCLLGVMAYDRFTAICSPLLYTVIMSKRFCVLLVLGSYLASWVNATVQTLFIFRLSFCGSNIINHFFCDVPPILKLAFSDTHITDIVHFTFSIVIITSTLLTIVISYVYIVVAILRINSMEGRRKAFSTCTSHLTTVAIFYGTVIFMYLRPSSKYSMDQDKIISVFYTLLIPMLNPLIYSLRNKEVKEAFRRMIGRFFFSVNVKVETLF, from the coding sequence ATGTTGAAGGGGAATCACACCACCGTGACGGAGTTCATCTTGTTGGGATTCACGGACAACCAGCACCTGAGAGTCATgctctttgtggtgtttctgTTGATCTACCTGCTCATCCTGGTGGGGAATCTCGGGATGGTCACTTTAGTCAGGATTGAGTCCcggcttcacacccccatgtactttttccttaGTAACCTGGCCCTCTTAGATGTCGGATACTCCACTGTCATCGCTCCCCAGACACTgatggcctttgcagtggagagCAAAGCAATTACATTCACTGGGTGCGCTCTGCAGTTCTACTTCTTCTGCATTGCTGCGTCCTGTGAGTGCTGCCTGTTGGGGGTGATGGCGTATGATCGcttcacagccatctgcagccCACTGCTGTACACCGTCATCATGTCCAAGCGGTTCTgcgtgctgctggtgctgggttCGTACCTAGCCAGCTGGGTAAATGCAACGGTTCAGACTCTATTTATATTCCGTTTGTCCTTCTGTGGATCAAACAtcatcaaccatttcttctgtgatgtgcccCCCATCCTGAAACTGGCCTTCTCTGACACCCACATCACAGACATTGTTCACTTCACCTTTTCTATTGTAATTATAACATCTACTCTCCTGACCATTGTCATCTCCTATGTGTACATTGTGGTTGCTATTCTAAGGATCAACTCCATGgagggcaggcgcaaagccttctccacctgcacctcccacctgacGACCGTCGCCATCTTCTACGGAACGGTCATTTTTATGTATTTGCGGCCCAGTTCAAAGTACTCCATGGACCAGGACAAAATCATCTCTGTGTTTTATACCCTGTtgatccccatgctgaaccccctgatctacagcctgaggaacaaggaggtgaaagagGCTTTTAGGAGGATGataggaaggttttttttctcaGTGAATGTAAAGGTGGAGActttattttga